In one window of Henckelia pumila isolate YLH828 chromosome 1, ASM3356847v2, whole genome shotgun sequence DNA:
- the LOC140874934 gene encoding outer envelope pore protein 21B, chloroplastic isoform X2, whose translation METSLRYGGDSKSLRFHAKEKFPIASSTFCQLNGELDTRIGAPTYLCAMIRHFFPDLSASIGVGVQYNRNRKLRFNLRGKKEYPVTANGLLTFNIKARCDTDEEFREINSSGAAEFCWNIFNIKKDQDLRLKFGCDAVDKLDLLIDPTLSHYFYFK comes from the exons ATGGAGACGTCGCTTAGGTATGGCGGAGATTCCAAATCCCTCAGATTCCACGCCAAGGAAAAGTTCCCCATCGCCTCCAGCACTTTCTGCCAA CTTAATGGGGAGCTAGACACGAGGATTGGAGCTCCTACTTACCTATGTGCGATGATTAGACATTTCTTTCCTGAT TTATCAGCCAGCATTGGTGTGGGAGTTCAATACAATAGGAATAGGAAGCTACGTTTTAATTTACGTGGAAAGAAGGAATATCCTGTAACTGCTAATGGGTTGCTGACCTTTAATATTAAGGCTCGATGTGATACTGATGAGGAGTTTAGAGAG ATAAATTCCAGTGGAGCAGCTGAATTTTGTTGGAATATCTTCAATATTAAAAAAGACCAAGATTTGCGACTCAAGTTCGGATGTGATGCTGTTGACAAG TTAGATTTATTGATTGACCCCACCCTCTctcattatttctatttcaagTAG
- the LOC140874934 gene encoding outer envelope pore protein 21B, chloroplastic isoform X1 — METSLRYGGDSKSLRFHAKEKFPIASSTFCQLNGELDTRIGAPTYLCAMIRHFFPDLSASIGVGVQYNRNRKLRFNLRGKKEYPVTANGLLTFNIKARCDTDEEFREINSSGAAEFCWNIFNIKKDQDLRLKFGCDAVDKIPYFQIRENNWTFNADGNGKWNVRYDL; from the exons ATGGAGACGTCGCTTAGGTATGGCGGAGATTCCAAATCCCTCAGATTCCACGCCAAGGAAAAGTTCCCCATCGCCTCCAGCACTTTCTGCCAA CTTAATGGGGAGCTAGACACGAGGATTGGAGCTCCTACTTACCTATGTGCGATGATTAGACATTTCTTTCCTGAT TTATCAGCCAGCATTGGTGTGGGAGTTCAATACAATAGGAATAGGAAGCTACGTTTTAATTTACGTGGAAAGAAGGAATATCCTGTAACTGCTAATGGGTTGCTGACCTTTAATATTAAGGCTCGATGTGATACTGATGAGGAGTTTAGAGAG ATAAATTCCAGTGGAGCAGCTGAATTTTGTTGGAATATCTTCAATATTAAAAAAGACCAAGATTTGCGACTCAAGTTCGGATGTGATGCTGTTGACAAG ATTCCATACTTTCAGATTAGAGAAAATAATTGGACTTTCAATGCTGATGGGAACGGAAAATGGAATGTGAGATACGACTTGTGA
- the LOC140875556 gene encoding RING-H2 finger protein ATL80, translating into MTARSRLLAAATSPPPPSSPDNSPTSEPLDADFVVILAALLCALICVLGLVAVARCTWIRRITGGASSAPTSAPPVPAAANKGLKKKVLKALPKHTYGEDKEQAEKLSDCAICLAEFAAGEEIRVLPQCGHAFHVACIDTWLGSHSSCPSCRQILLSARCQKCGGVPPSSSCGGAQPEARECRANRYLP; encoded by the coding sequence ATGACTGCCCGCTCACGTCTCCTCGCCGCCGCAACATCTCCGCCGCCGCCGTCGTCTCCAGATAACTCTCCGACCTCCGAGCCGCTCGACGCCGACTTCGTGGTGATACTCGCCGCTCTCCTCTGCGCGCTCATCTGCGTGTTAGGCTTAGTCGCCGTGGCTCGCTGCACCTGGATCCGGCGCATCACCGGCGGAGCCTCCTCAGCTCCTACATCCGCTCCTCCAGTACCTGCGGCGGCTAACAAAGGCTTGAAGAAGAAGGTCCTGAAGGCGCTGCCCAAGCACACCTACGGCGAAGACAAGGAGCAGGCGGAGAAGCTCTCCGACTGCGCCATTTGCCTCGCCGAATTCGCCGCCGGCGAGGAGATCCGCGTGCTGCCGCAGTGCGGCCACGCTTTCCACGTCGCGTGCATTGACACGTGGCTGGGATCTCATTCCTCCTGCCCTTCTTGCCGCCAGATACTGTTGTCCGCACGGTGTCAGAAGTGCGGTGGCGTACCGCCGTCCTCCTCCTGCGGCGGAGCTCAGCCCGAGGCCAGGGAATGCCGCGCCAATAGGTATTTACCTTAA